The Phaeobacter sp. A36a-5a genomic interval TCCGGTGACCCCTCACCCATCACGGCGCGCGGCATCTTCAATGCGATCCGCACCGCCTGGGCGCATAAGACCGGCCAGATCGACCTCAGAAACCGGGTTGTTTCGGTTCAGGGCCTGGGCCATGTCGGCTGGTATCTCTGCGATTTTCTCAACAAGGCCGGTGCCGAGCTGATCGTCACCGATGTAAACAGCACACAGGTTGAACGTGCAGTTGCCGCCTTTGGCGCCACGGCTGTCGCCCCCGATGAGATCTACGCGGTGGAGGCCGATATCTTTGCCCCCTGCGCGATCGGCGGCATCCTCAACAACGAAACCATTCCGCAGCTGAAGGTTGCCCTGGTCGCAGGCGGTGCCAACAATCAGCTGGCCTCGGCCGAGGATGCAGCCGCACTGCACAAACGCGGCATCCTCTACGCGCCCGATTTCGTGGCCAATGGCGGCGGCATTATCAATGTCGCCACCGAGATCCTGAAAATCGGCAACCGCAACAGCTTTGTGGCCGAACGGCTTGAGGCGCTGGAGGTCACCATGGCGGCAATCCTGAAGCAGGCCACCGCCGATGACGTTAGCCCCGACGCCGTGGCCATCGCCACCGTGCAGGCAAAAATGGCGCCCAAAGCGGCCTGACCCGGCATCGCGACCCTGTCGCCCGCCCCGAACATCCAAGATGCGCTGCCCAATGCAGCGCCTTGGATCAAGCCCGCCGAATAAGAGCGGGCGCCAGACGGAAGAACCCGAAACCTCGGGAAAACAATAATAAAACCTGATTTGGGCGACCCTTTGCGGTCGCCCTTTTTCTTGCGAGACCTGCGGGGAACCCCTGAGGGTCACTGACTGCCGCTATGAAGATCTCCTTTGAACCAATCCTCCCCCCGCGCGTTAGGGTAAAAGCAGCCGACACAGACCGACGGAGGACATGATGGCCCTGTTCCACCCCGACAATCGCAATCGCAGCGACCGCCACAAGAAGATCTACGCCTATTGTGAAATCGCCTACACGATGGTCGATGTCTCCGCTGCGGTGCTGTTTGTGATAGGTTCAATCCTGTTCTTCAACGACGCAACCGTCACCCCCGGCACATGGCTGTTTCTGGTAGGATCCGTCCTCTTCGGACTGCGCCCGACGATCAAACTCTACCGTGAATACGCCTATCTGCGACTTGGCGATTATGACGATATCACCCGCCAATGACACGGCCCGCGCCTGCGTCTCCGCCAGAGCCACCGCCCGGCGGACCGGCCAACAACCGGTTTCTCGTCGCCCTGTCGTATCAGGCCAGCGTATCCCCTGTTGCGACAATCAAGCGGCCCAACAATGCGGCGAACTGATCTATTTCTTCCTCTTCCCACCGTCGACGAACCGACAGGTCGCCTGCTTCAAGAAGGTCGCAAACGCATCTCACAGGACATAAGGCAGATGGGCGCCCCGGATAAGGGACGCCCATCTATTGTTACCTATTGCGGATTGATCTCAACAGCTTAGGGGCAGCACCCGTGGCCTGGATCAATGCGCGGTGGCGCTGGCGCCATCCTCGGGAACACCCAATGCTGCCTTGGCAGCGGCGGCGGCCTCTTCTGCGGCCTCATCCCATTCGATGGGTTCGGGCGTATCGGTCAGCGCATGTTTCAGCACCTCGGAGACGTGGCTGACGGGGATGATCTCCAGCCCCTCCTTCACGTTATCCGGGATATCCGGCAGGTCTTTCTCATTCTCCTGCGGGATCAGCACGGTCTTGATGCCGCCACGCAGCGCCGCCAGCAGCTTCTCCTTGAGACCACCAATCGCGGTTGCATTGCCACGCAGGGTCACCTCGCCGGTCATGGCGATGTCCTTGCGCACCGGGATTTGCGTCAGCACCGACACAATACCCGTCACCATTGCAAGGCCCGCGCTCGGCCCGTCCTTGGGGGTGGCCCCATCCGGCACGTGCACGTGAATGTCCCACTTGTCAAAACGCGGCGGCTTGATGCCCAACTGCGGAGAGATGGAGCGGACATAGCTTGAAGCCGCCTCGATCGACTCTTTCATCACATCACCCAGCTTGCCGGTGGTCTTCATCCGACCCTTGCCCGGCAGGCGCAGCGCCTCGATGCTCAGCAGCTCACCCCCGACCGAAGTATAGGCAAGACCGGTGACAACACCGACCTGATCTTCCTTCTCGGCGAGACCATAGCGATACTTCGCAACCCCAAGGAATTCATCCAGATTCTCAGGCGTGACAGAAACGCTCTCCGCCTCTTTCTTGACGATCTTGGTCAGCGATTTCCGCGCCACTTTGGCGATCTCACGCTCCAGATTCCGCACCCCCGCCTCACGGGTATAGGTGCGGATGATCTCGGTCAGCGCCTCATCGGTGAGCTCGAATTCCTTGGCCTTCAGACCGTGGTTCTTCACCTGCTTGGAAATCAGGTGCTGCTTGGCGATCTCACGCTTTTCATCCTCGGTGTAACCGGACAGCGGAATGATCTCCATCCGGTCCAGCAGCGGCCCCGGCATGTTGTAGCTGTTCGAGGTGGTCAGGAACATCACGTTCGACAGGTCATATTCCACTTCCAAATAGTGGTCCATGAAGGTCGCGTTCTGTTCCGGGTCCAGCACCTCCAGCATCGCCGATGCCGGATCACCCCGGAAATCCTGCCCCATCTTGTCGATTTCATCGAGCAGGATCAGCGGGTTGGTGGTCTTGGCCTTTTTTAGCGCCTGAATGATCTTACCGGGCATGGAGCCGATATAGGTCCGGCGGTGACCGCGGATCTCGGACTCGTCGCGCACGCCACCCAGCGAAATGCGGATGAACTCGCGACCGGTTGCCTTGGCCACCGATTTGCCCAGCGAGGTCTTGCCGACACCCGGAGGGCCAACAAGGCAGAGGATCGGCCCCTTCAGCTTGGCCGAGCGCTGCTGCACAGCGAGATATTCAACGATACGTTCCTTGACCTTCTCAAGCCCGTAGTGATCGGCGTCCAGAATATCCTGCGCCCGGCTCAGATCTTTCTTCACGCGGGATTTGGTGCCCCAGGGCAGGGCCAGAATCCAGTCCAGATAGTTGCGCACAACCGTGGCTTCCGCCGACATCGGCGACATGTTCTTGAGCTTCTTCAGCTCGGCCTCGGCCTTTTCGCGCGCCTCTTTGGAGAGTTTGGTCTCGGCAATCTTGGCTTCCAGCTCGGCGACTTCGTTAGAACCGTCCTCGCTGTCGCCCAGCTCCTTCTGAATGGCTTTCATCTGCTCATTCAGATAATATTCGCGCTGGGTCTTCTCCATCTGGGATTTGACGCGGGTCTTGATCTTCTTCTCGACCTGCAGCACAGACAGCTCGCCCTGCATCAGGCCATAGACCTTCTCCAGACGTTCGCTCACCGACAGGGTTTCCAGAAGATCCTGTTTGTTGTCGACCTCGATCCCCAGATGACCGGCGACCAGATCGGCCAGCTTGGCCGGCTCCGTGGTCTCTCCAACGGCGCTCAGCGCCTCTTCCGGGATGTTCTTGCGGACCTTGGCATAACGCTCGAACTCATCGCCGACCGTGCGCAGCAGCGCCTCCACGGTGGTGACATCGCCGGGAATCTCGCTGAGATACTCCGCGCGCGCTTCAAAGAAGTTGTCGTTGTCCAGATATTCGGTGATTTTCACCCGCGCATGACCTTCGACCAGCACCTTCACGGTGCCGTCGGGCAGTTTCAGCAGCTGCAGCACATTGGCCAGCACGCCGACACTGTAGATGCCATCGGATTGCGGATCATCTTCCGCCGGGTCGATCTGACTGGACAGCAGGATCTGCTTGTCGTCGGTCATCACCTCTTCCAGGGCACGCACCGATTTTTCCCGCCCGACGAACAGCGGCACGATCATATGCGGGAACACAACGATATCGCGCAGCGGCAGGACGGGGTAGGATGAATTGAGTGGCTCTTGCATACTCGGTCCTTTGGTTTGGCAAGACGCCCCCGCCCCGATTATCGGCAGCTTCGGCGCGTCTCCTCATTGGCTGTTTATCTGGTGCAGCGGTGTTGGGATTTCAACCGCCGTGCCTCAATGTTTGGTGTCACATTGCCCGCAGCGCGCCCGGACCACAAGGGCGCAAATGCAGCTAGGGTGAGCAAATGGTGAAGGCCGCGCGCGGCAGCCTCCGCCGATGACCTGACCCGCAGCATCAGCGCCGCATCAGGGTGATCACCCCGCGTTCCAGCCGCCCACCCGGTCCGGTTTCGCGGTAGGTGCCGCTCATCCGGGTCTGATCAATCAGGAACAGACGGATATCCTGCCGCAACACGTCTCCGGTGCCGGTGTCGCGTTCTGATTGCAGCCTCAGTTGCAGCATCTGCTCCACCCCGCAGGGCAGCCGCCCCATGCCCAGCTCATCGAGGAAGACCTCCGCACCATCCGCCAGATCGCCGCGGCCGACGCTTTCGGCCCTCAGCCCCGTGCCTGGCTCAGGTGGCGCCCGGTCCAGCACGCCGACGGGGATCACCCCGGACACGGCAGAATCCGCCACCAGACGGCCATTGCGAAATCTCAGTGTCAGCACCTCACCCGCGCGCTGCGGCAGCGGTTGCATATCGACGCGGCCGCCAACCGGCAGCCCGGTTTCCCCCGGCCCCTTCTGCACAAACCACTGGCCCCGCAGCGCTTTGGAGCCGCCCTTGATCAGATCGTCAAATGCGATCCGGCAGCCATCAAGCGGTGGTGCCTTGAAAAAACTTGAGGCCTCGGCCAGCGACCCCGGCGCCTTAGCTGCCTGATCCGACTGCGCCACAGCGCCAGAGGCAGCCACAAGGCCGCCCAGCAGCACCACGCTCCCCCATGCCTGTAACCAGCTCATCGCGACCCTTCCCGTTTTGGCGGAATCTAGCAGCGAGGTCTTCATAACCGGTGAACGCGGACCGGGATCATCCCTACCAAAGATCGCAGCAAAAAGCGCACGACATCAGGCCGTTGCCTTGGGTGCAGTCGCGCTCCGGCAATCCTTACCGCTGCGCGGCCGACGTCAGGTGCGCCAGCGACCCCGGCTGCTCCCCATAGGATCCGCCATGGTCCAAAAGCGCAAAAACAGCAACGCCCGCCGCCAGCAAAATCATCAGCGAACAATGCGCAAGTCCAGTTGAAGCCGTCTCATTCATCGGATCTCTCCACGTTGGTCATCAGTGCCTGATTGACAGATCACCGCTGATTTGTGGCGCAAACGTGTTCAGGGCAGGACCCGCCGATGAACATTCGCTCAAGTTTTCGACAATCCGGGCGCATCCCCCTTGCCGGCCCCTACAATGGCTCAATATCGCCTTCGGCACGGGTGTCGTGGAAATCCTTCTGCCAGGCCTCGAAGGTGCCCGCAGCAATCGCCTCCCGCATGCCGCCCATGATTTCCTGGAAGTAATGCAGGTTATGCCAGGTCAGCAGCATCCCCGAAATCATCTCGTTGCTGCGGAACACATGGTGCAGATAGGCGCGCGAATAGTTCGAACACGCCGGGCAGCTGCACTGCTCATCCAGCGGGCGCGGGTCATCCTGGTGGCGGGCGTTCTTGATATTGACGACGCCGTAGCGGGTAAACGCTTGCCCCGTGCGGCCAGAGCGCGATGGCAGCACGCAGTCCATCATGTCGATACCACGGGCCACCGCACCGACGATATCATCAGGCTTGCCCACCCCCATCAGATAGCGCGGCTTGTCCTCAGGCAGGAAACCGGGCGCATAATCAAGACAGTCAAACATCGCCTCCTGCCCCTCGCCCACTGCCAGGCCGCCAACCGCATAGCCCTCGAATCCGATCTTCTTCAGCGCCTCGGCGCTTTCTTCGCGCAGATCCTGCTCCAGCCCGCCCTGCATAATGCCGAACAGCGCATGGCCCGGACGGTCGCCAAAGGCCTCGCGCGAGCGCTCCGCCCAACGCATCGACAGGCGCATCGACTCGGCGATCCGGTCGCGGTCGGCAGGCAGCGCCGGACATTCGTCGAAACACATCACGATGTCCGAACCGAGCAGGCGCTGGATTTCCATCGACCGTTCCGGCGTCAGCTCATGTTTGGATCCGTCGATATGGCTTTTGAAGGTCACGCCCTTTTCCGTCAGCTTGCGCAGACCCGCCAGCGACATCACCTGAAACCCGCCCGAGTCCGTCAGGATCGGCCGCTCCCAGTTCATGAATTTGTGCAATCCGCCCAGACGGTCGATCCGCTCTGCCGTGGGGCGCAGCATCAGATGATAGGTATTGCCCAGCAAGATATCCGCCCCGGTCGCACGCACGCTCTCCGGCAGCATTGCCTTCACTGTTGCGGCCGTGCCCACGGGCATGAACGCAGGCGTGCGGATCTCGCCGCGCGGCGTATTGATGACACCGGTGCGGGCCTTGCCATCGGTGGCTTTCAGGTCAAATGAGATTTTCGGCGCCATGTTCTCTTCCTTGGGCTGTCTTGTGCGTGGTCCCGCCGCTGCGGGGAATTTCCTACGGGATCATCTGCCACCTGAACCCTGCTCCGCCGCGATCCGGGACCATACCGGCAGAGCCTGCCGGATGTGCCTTATCCCGGTGCGGTTTTCAAGCCTGCATGACCGCAGCCCGCGCCAAAGCCCCGACAGCCCTATCCAGCCCCCACCCCGCACGCCACGGATGCGCCGCAGACGGGGCCGTTCCCCTTGCCTGCCACCACCGCACACGCCATAGAGAAGAGGAACGGGGCGCCGTCCCCCCACGCTTGAATCCCGGGTCCACGACCCCCCAACTGCATACCATAGCATACAAATTTATTGCGAGGCATAATGACCGAAGAACTCCTGCTGAGCCTGCTGACGCAGAACATCATCTATATCCTGGGCGCGATCTTCCTGATCATCCTGATCCTCAAGGGCGTCCGCATCGTACCGCAATCCGAAAAATACGTGGTCGAACGCTTTGGCCGCCTGCATGCAGTGCTTGGCCCCGGCATCAACTTCATCGTCCCGCTGCTCGACTCCGTCGCCCATAAGGTCTCGATCCTGGAACGCCAGCTGCCCAACGCCAGCCAGGACGCCATCACCAAGGACAACGTGCTGGTGCAGATCGACACCTCGGTGTTCTACCGCATTCTGGAACCGGAAAAGACCGTCTATCGGATCCGCGACGTTGACGGCGCCATTGCCACCACCGTGGCCGGCATCGTGCGCGCCGAGATCGGCAAGATGGACCTGGATGAGGTGCAGTCGAACCGCTCGCAGCTGATCGGTCAGATCCAGCATCTGGTCGAAAGCGCCGTTGACGACTGGGGCATCGAAGTGACACGCGCCGAGATCCTCGACGTGAACCTCGATCAGGCCACCCGCGACGCCATGCTGCAGCAGCTCAACGCCGAGCGCGCCCGCCGCGCCGAGGTGACCAAGGCCGAGGGCCAGAAACGCGCGGTCGAACTGGCCGCCGACGCCGAGCTCTACGCCGCCGAGCAGATCGCCAAGGCCCGCCGCATTCAGGCCGATGCCGAGGCCTATGCCACCGGGGTAGTCGCCAAAGCCATTGCCGAAAACGGTCTGGAGGCCGCGCAATATCAGGTGGCCCTGAAACAGGTCGAGGCGCTCAATGCCCTTGGCGCAGGTGAAGGCAAACAGACCATCCTGGTGCCCGCCAATGCGATTGAGGCCTTCGGCAACGCCTTCAACATGCTGAAAGGGGCCGGAAAATGACGGCCCTGCTCTCCGTCTGGTGGGTCTGGATCGCGATTGCCATCGGCCTCGCCATCGTCGAGGTGCTGGCGCCGGGCTTCATGTTCCTCGGCTTTGCCGTCGGCGCGGTGCTGGTGGCCCTGCTGCTGGTCGCCACCCCCGCAGGCAGCATCACCCTGCCGGTGCTGCTGCTGATCTACGCCACCCTCTCGCTGATCGCCTGGCTGGTCTTGCGCCACTTCTTCAAGGGCCCCAAAGGCCAGGTGAAACACTTCGACCACGATATCAACGATTGAACAAAGCCCCGTCCGGTCTGCACTGGGCGGGGATCCCCCCTAGCCTCACCAGTCCCGCAATCCAATACAACAGCCGCAACCGTCAGGCTCAGCAGTGTATAGATAGCGACATTCGGAGCTGGCGCCCGTCTCCCCTGCTGGAACGCAACACAGCGTCCGAAGCGGCCAGAGGCTATGTTGTCTTGCAAGACTCTCCTCTCTGCAAATCCTGTCCAGCGTCCAGTCTGCAATCGGATGTTATGCAACTGCGATCCGGCTGCGGCTCGAAACCTTTTTCTGCTCCGGGTCGGCCTGCTCTGCCGTTGCGAAACGTCTACCCGCGACATGCTGATATCAAACGGAGATATGCCCCCTATTGGCGGACAACGCCGATCAGCTGGACGTGGTCGCGCTCATTTCGGTCGCAAAGCCACTGAGCTGACGGAGGGCTTTCAGGTAGGGATATCCTAATCTAGCATGTGATCGTCGGTCATATGACCGTGCTTCCACACAAAGAAAGACCAGAGCGAATGAAGAGACTTGCCCTTGATGCAGCAGACATCCGCATTCTCAGCGCGCTCCAGCAGCATGGGCAGTTGAGCAAGGCCAAGCTGGCAGAGCTGAGCGGGCTTTCCGCGACCCCCTGCTGGGCGCGGCTGACCCGGTTGAAAGCGGGCGGATACATTCGCGGCTATCATGCCGATATCGCGCTGGAGCGGCTCGCAGATTTCGCGCAGGTGATTGTGACGGTTTCCCTCAGCCGTCATCGAAAGGCTGATTTTGAGCGCTTTGAAGCTTTTCTCAACAGCCGGGATGAGATCATTGATTGCATCGCCACCGGTGGTGGGGTCGATTACATCATGAAGATCATCAGCCCCAGCCTCGCCGCGTTTCAAGACCTGATGGAAGATTTCCATGCCGAAGACCTCGGCATTGACCGCTACATGACCCATTTTGCCACGCGCCAAGTGAAATCAGCTTTGCCGAACCTCTCGAAATTGGCCACTGCAAGTCCGAAATTGCCGCTCTGGCCCAATCGGTCCTGATATGGCCCCCCAAACGGCCTGAATGGTCTGAGAAGTGATAATCTTCGGACCACTTTCGCGGCCTCTCCTGGACTACATCTCGCAAAGGTTTTGACAGTCTCCGATCAAAGCGGTCGGGGACAAAACGGGAGGTAGTTCCAATGCAAGCAGATGATTTCGGTTTCGGCACACAGATCCGCAAGTCGCCCTATTTTGACGCGACAGTGCGTTGGGGCGCGCAGGGGTTCTCCGTCTACAACCACATGTATATCCCGCGCGATTTCGGTGATCCCGAGCAGAACTTCTGGAACCTCGTGAATGACGCGATACTCTGTGATGTGGCCGTTGAACGGCAGGTTGAAATCACCGGTCCTGACGCGGCGAAATTCACCCAGATGCTGACCTGCCGCGATCTGTCGAAGATGGCGGTCGGCCAGTGCAAATACATCCTGATCACCAATGCCGACGGCGGCATTCTGAACGATCCGGTCCTGCTGCGTCTTGCCGAGAACCATTTCTGGATCTCTCTTGCTGATAGCGACATTCTTTTGTGGGCGCAGGGGGTTGCGGTCAACTCTGGCCTTGATGTCACGATTGGTGAGCCGGATGTCTCGCCGCTGCAATTGCAAGGCCCCAAATCCGGCGAGATCATGCGCGCGCTGTTTGGCGACGGGATCATGGACCTGCGCTACTACTGGCTGCGCGAAGTCGATCTGAACAGCATCCCGCTGATCGTGTCCCGCACCGGCTGGTCCAGC includes:
- a CDS encoding NfeD family protein, yielding MTALLSVWWVWIAIAIGLAIVEVLAPGFMFLGFAVGAVLVALLLVATPAGSITLPVLLLIYATLSLIAWLVLRHFFKGPKGQVKHFDHDIND
- a CDS encoding SPFH domain-containing protein: MTEELLLSLLTQNIIYILGAIFLIILILKGVRIVPQSEKYVVERFGRLHAVLGPGINFIVPLLDSVAHKVSILERQLPNASQDAITKDNVLVQIDTSVFYRILEPEKTVYRIRDVDGAIATTVAGIVRAEIGKMDLDEVQSNRSQLIGQIQHLVESAVDDWGIEVTRAEILDVNLDQATRDAMLQQLNAERARRAEVTKAEGQKRAVELAADAELYAAEQIAKARRIQADAEAYATGVVAKAIAENGLEAAQYQVALKQVEALNALGAGEGKQTILVPANAIEAFGNAFNMLKGAGK
- the lon gene encoding endopeptidase La, producing MQEPLNSSYPVLPLRDIVVFPHMIVPLFVGREKSVRALEEVMTDDKQILLSSQIDPAEDDPQSDGIYSVGVLANVLQLLKLPDGTVKVLVEGHARVKITEYLDNDNFFEARAEYLSEIPGDVTTVEALLRTVGDEFERYAKVRKNIPEEALSAVGETTEPAKLADLVAGHLGIEVDNKQDLLETLSVSERLEKVYGLMQGELSVLQVEKKIKTRVKSQMEKTQREYYLNEQMKAIQKELGDSEDGSNEVAELEAKIAETKLSKEAREKAEAELKKLKNMSPMSAEATVVRNYLDWILALPWGTKSRVKKDLSRAQDILDADHYGLEKVKERIVEYLAVQQRSAKLKGPILCLVGPPGVGKTSLGKSVAKATGREFIRISLGGVRDESEIRGHRRTYIGSMPGKIIQALKKAKTTNPLILLDEIDKMGQDFRGDPASAMLEVLDPEQNATFMDHYLEVEYDLSNVMFLTTSNSYNMPGPLLDRMEIIPLSGYTEDEKREIAKQHLISKQVKNHGLKAKEFELTDEALTEIIRTYTREAGVRNLEREIAKVARKSLTKIVKKEAESVSVTPENLDEFLGVAKYRYGLAEKEDQVGVVTGLAYTSVGGELLSIEALRLPGKGRMKTTGKLGDVMKESIEAASSYVRSISPQLGIKPPRFDKWDIHVHVPDGATPKDGPSAGLAMVTGIVSVLTQIPVRKDIAMTGEVTLRGNATAIGGLKEKLLAALRGGIKTVLIPQENEKDLPDIPDNVKEGLEIIPVSHVSEVLKHALTDTPEPIEWDEAAEEAAAAAKAALGVPEDGASATAH
- a CDS encoding YrhK family protein — translated: MALFHPDNRNRSDRHKKIYAYCEIAYTMVDVSAAVLFVIGSILFFNDATVTPGTWLFLVGSVLFGLRPTIKLYREYAYLRLGDYDDITRQ
- a CDS encoding glycine cleavage T C-terminal barrel domain-containing protein, which produces MQADDFGFGTQIRKSPYFDATVRWGAQGFSVYNHMYIPRDFGDPEQNFWNLVNDAILCDVAVERQVEITGPDAAKFTQMLTCRDLSKMAVGQCKYILITNADGGILNDPVLLRLAENHFWISLADSDILLWAQGVAVNSGLDVTIGEPDVSPLQLQGPKSGEIMRALFGDGIMDLRYYWLREVDLNSIPLIVSRTGWSSELGYEIYLRDGSKGDLLWETIMAAGLEFGLKPGHTSSIRRIEGGMLSYHADADMGTNPFELGFDRLVNLDMEADFIGKAALRRIRDEGVSRKQIGLIIDGDPLAGPNTTFWDINSGGEAIGKVTSAVYSPRLEQNIALAMVSAEHANIGAQVEVVTKSGPVRATICERPFYDPKKQIAAA
- the tgt gene encoding tRNA guanosine(34) transglycosylase Tgt, whose translation is MAPKISFDLKATDGKARTGVINTPRGEIRTPAFMPVGTAATVKAMLPESVRATGADILLGNTYHLMLRPTAERIDRLGGLHKFMNWERPILTDSGGFQVMSLAGLRKLTEKGVTFKSHIDGSKHELTPERSMEIQRLLGSDIVMCFDECPALPADRDRIAESMRLSMRWAERSREAFGDRPGHALFGIMQGGLEQDLREESAEALKKIGFEGYAVGGLAVGEGQEAMFDCLDYAPGFLPEDKPRYLMGVGKPDDIVGAVARGIDMMDCVLPSRSGRTGQAFTRYGVVNIKNARHQDDPRPLDEQCSCPACSNYSRAYLHHVFRSNEMISGMLLTWHNLHYFQEIMGGMREAIAAGTFEAWQKDFHDTRAEGDIEPL
- a CDS encoding Lrp/AsnC family transcriptional regulator — protein: MKRLALDAADIRILSALQQHGQLSKAKLAELSGLSATPCWARLTRLKAGGYIRGYHADIALERLADFAQVIVTVSLSRHRKADFERFEAFLNSRDEIIDCIATGGGVDYIMKIISPSLAAFQDLMEDFHAEDLGIDRYMTHFATRQVKSALPNLSKLATASPKLPLWPNRS
- a CDS encoding Leu/Phe/Val dehydrogenase; protein product: MTATITPVATSTHEEIYRVEDASVGLTGFIAVHSTLLGPAAGGLRMRPYASADDALTDVKRLSEGMTYKNAAAGLALGGGKAVIMGDPATQKTPELLRAFARAIDSLDGRYITAEDMGMSPADMAILAEETSSVAGLADGEYASGDPSPITARGIFNAIRTAWAHKTGQIDLRNRVVSVQGLGHVGWYLCDFLNKAGAELIVTDVNSTQVERAVAAFGATAVAPDEIYAVEADIFAPCAIGGILNNETIPQLKVALVAGGANNQLASAEDAAALHKRGILYAPDFVANGGGIINVATEILKIGNRNSFVAERLEALEVTMAAILKQATADDVSPDAVAIATVQAKMAPKAA